In Novipirellula galeiformis, one DNA window encodes the following:
- a CDS encoding DUF1501 domain-containing protein, giving the protein MNLHLPPFTRREMLRRCGTGLGAIALSDMLTREVAAEGLPPLQFPPKAKYVIHLFMNGGPSHVDTFDYKPALAKFDGKTAPTGTLKTERPTGNVMGSPFKFKPYGESGIQVSELFAKTAEHIDDICVINSMRANVPNHEPSLMLMNTGEARLVRPSVGSWMTYGLGSENENLPSFIVMCPGGYPIKESQNWQNSFLPGKYQGTYVDSSHERVEKLIDNIRSQGVSEHDQRAQLDLLASLNHAHAAQRPDDPRLESRIESFELAYRMQYEASDAFDVSRETAAVLDSYGTGDFARQSLIARRLVERGVRYVQLYTGAGQPWDNHDDLADGHRRLAKQVDQPIAALLSDLKRLGLLDETLVLWGGEFGRTPVVEMPKKGTNAGKMNGRDHNHHGFTVWMAGGGVKGGQTIGATDEIGFQAVENRVHVHDLHATMLKLMGFDHKKLTYRYAGRDFRLTDVHGRVVEDLIA; this is encoded by the coding sequence ATGAATCTCCATCTACCTCCGTTCACGCGTCGCGAGATGCTGCGTCGATGTGGCACCGGTTTAGGTGCGATTGCGTTGAGCGATATGTTGACTCGCGAAGTTGCTGCGGAGGGATTGCCACCGCTGCAATTTCCGCCGAAAGCGAAATACGTCATTCATCTGTTCATGAATGGAGGGCCGAGTCATGTCGATACGTTCGATTACAAACCGGCCCTTGCCAAGTTTGATGGAAAAACGGCGCCGACCGGGACGCTGAAGACCGAACGCCCGACCGGCAACGTGATGGGATCCCCGTTCAAATTCAAACCATACGGGGAAAGTGGGATTCAGGTCAGTGAGCTGTTTGCCAAAACGGCCGAGCACATCGACGACATCTGCGTGATCAACTCCATGCGCGCCAATGTGCCCAATCATGAACCATCGTTGATGTTGATGAATACTGGCGAAGCACGACTGGTGCGTCCCAGTGTTGGATCGTGGATGACGTACGGTTTGGGCAGCGAGAATGAGAACTTGCCCTCGTTCATTGTCATGTGTCCGGGCGGCTACCCGATTAAGGAGTCTCAAAATTGGCAAAACAGTTTCTTGCCTGGAAAGTATCAAGGGACCTATGTCGATTCGAGCCACGAGCGTGTCGAAAAGCTGATTGACAACATTCGTTCGCAAGGCGTTTCGGAGCATGACCAACGAGCGCAGCTCGACCTGCTCGCCTCGCTGAACCACGCTCACGCGGCACAACGTCCGGACGATCCACGGCTAGAATCTCGGATTGAGTCGTTCGAGCTTGCCTATCGGATGCAATATGAAGCATCCGATGCATTTGATGTTTCGAGAGAGACCGCGGCGGTGCTCGACTCGTACGGGACTGGCGATTTTGCCAGACAATCGTTGATCGCGAGGCGATTGGTCGAACGCGGAGTGCGGTATGTCCAGCTCTACACCGGCGCCGGCCAACCGTGGGACAATCATGATGACCTAGCCGACGGACACCGCCGCTTGGCGAAACAGGTCGATCAGCCGATCGCGGCGTTGTTATCGGACCTTAAACGCCTTGGCTTACTCGACGAAACGCTGGTCCTGTGGGGCGGCGAATTCGGACGAACTCCCGTGGTTGAAATGCCCAAGAAAGGCACCAACGCCGGCAAGATGAACGGTCGCGATCACAACCATCATGGATTTACCGTGTGGATGGCTGGCGGCGGTGTCAAAGGCGGACAAACGATCGGAGCGACCGACGAAATTGGTTTTCAAGCGGTTGAGAATCGAGTGCACGTCCACGACTTGCACGCCACGATGTTGAAATTGATGGGATTTGATCACAAGAAATTGACCTATCGATATGCTGGCCGCGACTTCCGTCTGACCGACGTTCACGGCCGCGTTGTCGAGGATCTGATTGCCTAG
- a CDS encoding alpha/beta hydrolase: MSMKSMVRLTSTCCFIALFAIPAGDRPVSAADTYSEKPGTEGNGNHVVGPDYSIDPDLTDRGNPKGKFFEFSMPLADSKIFPGTDSTLDPKKEVRKERKIFVYIPAAYVDGTKAPILVTMDGPSRLDLVRNALDNLTISKDPKRTLPAFIAIAVQNGGNDGKGSERGLEYDTMSDRFARFINDEVLPAVLGNEKIKAAYPQIAFTENPWGKAVMGCSSGGAAALTMGWFRPDLFRRLITYSGTFVDQQDDDAAEEATYPLGAWEYHSSMKLIENREKKPLRIFTHVAENDLRADDPEETYHNWVMANERTAAALEAKGYDYRYVFSRATRHCDRKVFEHTLADTLVWMWRGYHAE; this comes from the coding sequence ATGTCCATGAAATCAATGGTTCGCTTGACGTCCACTTGCTGTTTCATCGCCCTATTTGCCATCCCCGCGGGCGATCGCCCTGTGTCGGCGGCGGACACTTATTCCGAAAAGCCTGGTACCGAGGGGAATGGGAACCACGTCGTCGGCCCCGATTACTCGATCGATCCCGATTTGACCGACCGCGGCAATCCCAAAGGCAAGTTCTTTGAGTTCTCGATGCCGTTGGCCGACAGCAAGATTTTCCCTGGCACTGACTCGACGCTTGATCCCAAAAAGGAAGTTCGCAAGGAACGAAAAATCTTTGTCTATATCCCCGCTGCCTACGTCGACGGCACCAAGGCGCCAATCTTGGTCACGATGGACGGTCCAAGCCGGTTGGATTTGGTCCGCAACGCGCTTGACAATCTGACGATCTCGAAAGATCCCAAACGCACGTTGCCCGCGTTCATTGCGATCGCGGTCCAAAACGGGGGCAACGACGGCAAAGGCAGCGAGCGGGGACTGGAATACGACACCATGTCGGACCGCTTCGCCCGCTTTATTAACGACGAAGTGCTGCCCGCGGTGCTCGGCAATGAGAAGATCAAAGCGGCGTATCCCCAGATAGCCTTCACCGAAAATCCATGGGGTAAAGCGGTGATGGGATGCAGTTCGGGAGGCGCAGCGGCGCTCACGATGGGCTGGTTCCGCCCCGACTTGTTTCGCCGATTGATCACCTACTCAGGCACCTTCGTTGACCAACAAGACGACGACGCTGCCGAAGAAGCGACTTACCCACTAGGTGCTTGGGAATACCATTCCAGCATGAAGTTGATCGAGAACCGCGAAAAAAAGCCGCTGCGGATCTTTACTCACGTTGCCGAAAACGACCTCCGCGCCGACGATCCTGAAGAAACGTATCACAACTGGGTGATGGCCAATGAGCGGACTGCGGCCGCGTTGGAGGCCAAAGGATACGATTACCGCTACGTCTTCAGTCGTGCGACGCGGCACTGTGATCGCAAAGTGTTCGAGCACACGCTCGCCGATACGCTGGTGTGGATGTGGCGTGGCTATCACGCTGAGTGA
- a CDS encoding sulfatase-like hydrolase/transferase produces MNTTAMKSILCFTAILAVSSLVFSTPQTHADSPPNIVFFFADDQTTSTIGCYGNEVIQTPNIDALAARGTRFENAFVSQSICWVSRTTILSGLTGRSYGTAANPELARPDAVKTLYSDLLRENGYRTGYFGKWHAKMPAGYRNQDHFDEFEAISRNPYYKKQPDGSLRHETELIVDRGIEFVKNQPKDKPFALNLWFNACHAEDSDRRPGIGHFPWPRAVDGMYEDIEIAPPRLNDLAIFDSQPDFLKTTINRERYFWRWNTDKKYQTNMRAYYRMVSGIDGAIGRFMAALEEAGLADNTIIVYSADNGYYMGNRGLAGKWSHYEESLRVPMIVADPRVPKAQQGKVSDAIALNLDLPATFLDWANVEVPKRYQGHSLKPIVEAEKPADWRTESFHEHFAVRNRIPAYEGIRNERYKYVRYFDHGNHEFLHDLKNDPDELTNLASDPQHSETLTAMRQRTTERVAELGGPLDPLKNFSPSTVPHPEASAAVGTRPDKQGFVRAFDGKTLRQWSGDPQYWSVQEGALTGVTDGSLKSNRFITWENSTIRNFDLRVKVKVTAGGNSGLQYRGTSRPDLGLDIVTGYQCDVVANNPNYNGMLYEEQGRRILAHTGEKVIIDNEGRSWVVGKLAGSEAIKDFDTEAWHDYRVLVRGNHHQHWIDGHPTADLIDFDEKGRSLEGVLAVQVHVGPAMKIQYKDFKIKHLPDDLPLLKPEDHPIPSDAYGVKPQGRSPKDWKAPVYGQR; encoded by the coding sequence ATGAATACGACTGCAATGAAATCCATTCTCTGTTTCACCGCCATCCTCGCTGTTTCATCGCTTGTTTTCTCGACACCGCAGACGCATGCCGACTCGCCGCCGAACATCGTGTTTTTCTTTGCCGACGATCAAACCACTAGCACGATTGGTTGTTACGGCAACGAGGTCATTCAAACCCCTAATATCGATGCGTTGGCAGCGCGCGGTACGCGGTTTGAAAACGCCTTTGTCAGCCAATCGATCTGCTGGGTTAGCCGCACCACAATCCTGTCGGGATTGACCGGACGCAGTTACGGCACCGCTGCGAATCCTGAGTTGGCGCGACCCGACGCGGTGAAAACACTGTACTCGGATCTGTTGCGTGAAAACGGTTACCGCACCGGTTACTTTGGAAAATGGCACGCCAAGATGCCTGCGGGGTATCGCAACCAGGATCACTTTGACGAGTTCGAAGCGATCAGCCGAAACCCGTATTACAAAAAACAACCCGACGGCAGCCTGCGTCACGAAACCGAATTGATCGTTGATCGCGGAATCGAATTCGTCAAGAATCAGCCCAAAGACAAACCGTTCGCACTGAACCTGTGGTTCAACGCCTGCCATGCCGAGGACAGTGATCGGCGACCAGGCATTGGGCATTTCCCTTGGCCTCGCGCGGTCGACGGCATGTACGAGGACATCGAAATCGCACCTCCGCGATTAAACGACCTCGCGATCTTTGATTCTCAGCCGGACTTTTTGAAAACGACGATCAATCGCGAGCGTTATTTTTGGCGTTGGAATACAGACAAAAAATACCAGACCAACATGCGAGCCTACTACCGCATGGTCAGCGGTATCGATGGTGCGATCGGCCGCTTCATGGCTGCATTGGAAGAAGCCGGATTAGCCGACAACACGATCATCGTTTACTCCGCCGACAACGGCTACTACATGGGTAACCGCGGGTTGGCCGGCAAATGGTCGCATTACGAGGAATCACTACGCGTGCCGATGATCGTCGCAGATCCGCGGGTCCCAAAAGCTCAGCAAGGTAAAGTCAGCGATGCGATCGCGCTAAATCTGGATCTACCTGCGACATTCTTGGATTGGGCCAACGTCGAAGTGCCAAAACGCTATCAGGGGCACAGCCTAAAGCCAATCGTTGAAGCTGAAAAACCGGCTGATTGGCGAACGGAGTCGTTTCATGAACACTTCGCCGTTCGCAATCGCATTCCGGCCTACGAAGGCATCCGTAACGAGCGATACAAGTACGTTCGCTACTTCGACCACGGCAACCATGAATTCCTGCACGATTTGAAAAACGATCCGGACGAATTGACCAACTTGGCCTCGGATCCGCAACATTCCGAGACGCTCACGGCGATGCGTCAGCGGACGACCGAGCGTGTCGCTGAGCTCGGCGGCCCGCTTGATCCGCTTAAAAACTTCTCTCCGTCAACGGTGCCTCACCCGGAAGCCTCTGCCGCCGTTGGCACGCGGCCGGACAAGCAGGGTTTTGTTCGCGCATTTGATGGCAAGACGCTTCGTCAATGGTCGGGCGATCCGCAGTATTGGTCGGTCCAAGAGGGTGCCTTGACCGGAGTCACCGATGGCTCGCTTAAGAGCAACCGCTTTATTACTTGGGAAAACTCGACGATTCGCAATTTTGATCTGCGTGTCAAAGTCAAAGTGACGGCCGGTGGCAACAGTGGATTGCAGTACCGCGGCACCTCTCGGCCTGACCTAGGGCTAGACATTGTGACCGGCTACCAGTGTGACGTCGTCGCCAACAACCCGAACTACAACGGCATGCTTTACGAAGAGCAGGGTCGCAGGATTCTAGCGCACACGGGCGAGAAAGTGATCATCGACAACGAGGGACGATCTTGGGTAGTCGGCAAGTTGGCGGGCAGTGAAGCGATCAAAGACTTCGATACCGAAGCTTGGCACGACTACCGCGTGTTGGTTCGCGGCAATCATCATCAACACTGGATCGATGGACACCCCACCGCCGACCTGATCGACTTTGATGAAAAAGGACGTTCACTTGAAGGCGTGCTGGCCGTGCAAGTGCACGTCGGTCCGGCGATGAAGATCCAGTACAAAGATTTCAAGATCAAGCATCTTCCCGATGATCTGCCTCTTTTGAAGCCCGAGGATCATCCGATCCCTAGCGATGCCTACGGAGTGAAACCGCAAGGCCGTTCGCCGAAGGATTGGAAGGCCCCGGTTTACGGGCAACGTTAG
- a CDS encoding Gfo/Idh/MocA family protein yields the protein MNTIRWGLIGCGDVSRKRVAQAIQNTPGNELIAACRRDSDRLDEFCDALSIPRRYTDASALMKDIDVDAVYIATPVREHLPQARMAAAAGKHVLVEKPMAMDVAECGEMIEVCATANVRLGVAYYRRFYPLLQRIEDLLKSNAIGTPLAVSAVTATPVAMQPGEEGHWRTERADSGGGALMDVGSHRINVFLHLFGPIAEVKSICTTVAADYEVEDTAALLLRFECGMVGTLQCHFGADDPDEFAITGTRGRLRACPLNGDQLIIERDGEQTIETLPPAANFCQPLIADFADAIRNNRSPRVNGDEGRRTNIVMANAYDDSQ from the coding sequence ATGAACACCATTCGCTGGGGACTGATTGGATGTGGCGATGTTTCGCGTAAACGTGTCGCCCAGGCCATTCAGAACACGCCGGGTAACGAATTGATTGCCGCGTGTCGTCGCGATTCCGATCGGCTTGACGAATTTTGTGATGCGTTATCGATTCCTCGCCGCTACACCGATGCCAGCGCATTGATGAAGGACATCGATGTCGATGCCGTTTATATCGCCACGCCCGTCCGCGAACATTTGCCGCAAGCTCGGATGGCGGCGGCGGCGGGAAAGCATGTCTTGGTTGAGAAACCGATGGCCATGGACGTGGCGGAGTGCGGCGAAATGATTGAGGTTTGTGCGACCGCGAACGTGCGACTTGGCGTTGCCTATTATCGGCGTTTTTACCCGCTCCTCCAACGGATCGAAGACTTATTGAAAAGTAACGCCATCGGCACCCCGTTGGCAGTTTCCGCGGTCACCGCCACTCCGGTTGCGATGCAACCAGGGGAGGAAGGGCATTGGCGAACCGAGCGGGCCGACAGCGGTGGAGGGGCGCTGATGGATGTGGGCAGCCACCGCATCAATGTCTTCTTGCACCTGTTCGGTCCCATCGCGGAAGTGAAGTCCATTTGCACGACCGTGGCGGCCGATTACGAAGTCGAAGACACCGCCGCGCTCTTGCTGCGTTTTGAATGTGGAATGGTGGGCACCCTGCAATGCCATTTTGGTGCCGATGATCCTGATGAGTTTGCGATCACCGGAACACGAGGTCGGTTGAGGGCGTGTCCGTTAAACGGCGACCAATTGATCATCGAACGCGATGGCGAACAAACGATCGAAACCTTGCCGCCCGCGGCGAATTTCTGCCAACCGCTGATTGCCGACTTCGCCGACGCGATCCGGAACAACCGCTCGCCGCGAGTCAATGGCGACGAGGGCCGTCGGACGAACATCGTCATGGCAAACGCTTACGACGATAGCCAGTAG
- a CDS encoding RluA family pseudouridine synthase, whose protein sequence is MTTLSLTVDEEKAGRIDLIVRDMAGASRSQVRGMFDHNCVSVNGHPCKGIAGSVKAGDVISLRYDPNQRYREKKRSWDDRTFSIVFEDEHLIVVDKAAGTLTVPTDNGEPNSLVDRVSIYLSHSRGQKEACVVHRLDREVSGLLVFGKHEAIAKQLIEQFKQRKPERVYTAIVAGLIEDDQGTYHSHLATGSNLDRFVTKPSRETETAITHYRVVRRLTDTTLVEVQLETGKRNQIRVQFADAGHPVLGDPRYQTKRASHPFWVRKRIALHARSLAFTHPITGETVKFESPLPSAIQKFVNAGR, encoded by the coding sequence ATGACGACGCTTTCATTGACCGTGGACGAAGAGAAAGCAGGACGGATCGATCTGATCGTTCGCGACATGGCGGGGGCTTCACGCAGCCAAGTGAGGGGAATGTTCGACCACAACTGTGTTTCAGTGAACGGCCACCCCTGCAAAGGTATTGCCGGCTCGGTGAAGGCCGGCGACGTTATTTCGCTTCGCTACGATCCCAATCAGCGATACCGTGAGAAGAAACGAAGCTGGGACGACCGTACCTTCAGCATCGTTTTCGAAGATGAGCACCTGATCGTCGTCGACAAGGCGGCGGGAACCTTGACGGTGCCGACGGACAATGGCGAACCCAATTCGTTGGTCGACCGCGTTTCGATCTACCTGAGTCATTCGCGAGGGCAAAAAGAAGCGTGCGTGGTTCATCGCCTCGATCGCGAAGTCAGCGGGTTGCTGGTCTTCGGAAAACACGAAGCGATCGCGAAGCAACTAATCGAACAATTCAAGCAGCGAAAGCCCGAACGCGTCTATACCGCCATCGTTGCCGGATTGATTGAGGATGACCAAGGCACCTACCATTCACATCTCGCCACCGGAAGCAACTTGGACCGGTTTGTCACGAAGCCGTCGCGAGAGACGGAAACCGCGATCACCCACTACCGCGTCGTGCGCCGCTTGACCGACACCACCTTGGTCGAAGTGCAGTTGGAAACGGGGAAACGAAACCAAATCCGAGTTCAATTCGCCGACGCGGGGCATCCCGTGCTCGGTGATCCACGCTACCAAACCAAGCGTGCATCGCACCCATTTTGGGTTCGCAAGCGAATCGCGCTTCACGCCCGATCTCTTGCCTTTACCCACCCCATCACGGGCGAAACGGTCAAATTTGAGTCCCCGCTTCCATCGGCGATTCAAAAGTTCGTCAACGCGGGACGCTGA
- a CDS encoding metallophosphoesterase family protein, translating into MRQFAIGDIHGCAKALRSLIEEIAPGPDDELIFLGDYIDRGPDSKDVIEQIIALQKVCRVIALRGNHEIMLMGVIAGLDDTIWSHCGGQATLASYGGALDKIPADHLEFLRSLQAYHVTEESIFVHANYVASISMDLQEETTLFWKHLDFPRPSAHCSGKRVFLGHTPQPGGNVLDLGHLVCIDTYCFGGGYLTAMETATCDLWQTDRHGHVRRAPLKSFKERIDKTAKFLGSTLRSIKRPPS; encoded by the coding sequence ATGCGACAATTTGCGATCGGTGATATCCATGGATGCGCTAAAGCACTCCGGTCACTGATCGAAGAGATCGCTCCTGGGCCAGACGATGAGCTGATTTTCTTGGGCGATTACATTGATCGCGGCCCGGACAGCAAGGACGTGATTGAGCAGATTATCGCACTTCAGAAAGTGTGCCGTGTGATTGCGCTGCGAGGCAATCACGAGATCATGTTGATGGGCGTGATCGCAGGTCTCGATGATACGATTTGGAGCCACTGTGGCGGGCAAGCGACCTTGGCAAGTTACGGCGGCGCGCTGGACAAAATCCCCGCCGATCACCTCGAGTTTCTGCGCTCCCTCCAAGCGTATCATGTGACCGAGGAGTCGATCTTTGTCCACGCTAACTACGTCGCCAGCATTTCGATGGATCTACAGGAGGAGACAACGTTGTTTTGGAAGCACCTTGATTTTCCTCGCCCCTCGGCTCACTGCAGCGGAAAAAGAGTTTTCCTCGGCCATACGCCACAGCCCGGAGGCAACGTGCTGGACCTGGGACACCTTGTCTGCATCGACACCTATTGCTTTGGCGGCGGTTACTTAACCGCCATGGAAACGGCGACCTGTGACCTGTGGCAAACCGATCGGCACGGGCACGTTCGCCGCGCCCCGCTGAAGTCCTTCAAGGAGCGAATCGACAAAACAGCGAAATTCCTCGGAAGCACGCTGCGGTCGATCAAGCGTCCCCCGTCGTGA
- a CDS encoding YqgE/AlgH family protein: MPENLSGRLLIASPYLGDGNFLRSVIFIIRHDPEGAFGLAVNRPTDKRFRELVELSTSVGGEPRDDDFIYRGGPVEGPLLALHDLAGIGDPCGPITGAAPSDPLGPGESITEGVKFTIENHPADPFGSMSIDFGNPPAWITGDDDHLRILLQRRDAKVRYIAHYSGWGPGQLDEELRMGGWLVGKPSSEILFGDPNKVWELAVHQCGHDVLNSMAPGVHFGDPNLN; this comes from the coding sequence ATGCCGGAAAATCTTTCAGGCCGACTGCTGATTGCGTCCCCCTATTTAGGCGATGGCAATTTTCTTCGCTCGGTCATCTTTATCATTCGACATGATCCCGAGGGCGCGTTCGGGTTGGCGGTAAACCGACCTACCGATAAACGTTTTCGCGAACTTGTAGAACTTAGCACCAGCGTCGGTGGTGAGCCCCGCGACGATGACTTTATCTATCGCGGGGGCCCGGTCGAAGGGCCGCTGTTGGCGCTGCACGATCTTGCCGGCATCGGCGATCCCTGTGGCCCCATTACTGGAGCCGCTCCCAGCGATCCGTTGGGGCCCGGTGAATCGATCACTGAGGGGGTGAAGTTCACGATCGAAAACCATCCGGCTGATCCGTTCGGAAGCATGTCGATCGATTTCGGGAATCCGCCCGCTTGGATCACGGGCGATGATGATCACCTGCGAATTCTGCTGCAACGGCGCGATGCCAAGGTTCGCTATATCGCCCACTACAGCGGCTGGGGGCCCGGTCAATTGGACGAAGAATTGCGAATGGGAGGTTGGTTAGTGGGAAAACCCTCTAGCGAGATTCTGTTTGGTGACCCTAACAAGGTTTGGGAATTAGCGGTTCACCAATGTGGGCACGATGTGCTTAACTCAATGGCGCCCGGCGTTCACTTCGGCGACCCCAACTTAAATTAA
- a CDS encoding ketoacyl-ACP synthase III: MPHAQLGPIAVHLPTRVETNEQLQAVFPSWDLSLIAEKTGIYQRHIAEPRETSSDLAVQAATKLFAEQEIDPQSIDFVLFCTQTPDYPLPTTSCLIQDRLGLPTRCGALDFNLGCSGFVYGLAMADGLIQSGVAKKILLLTAETYSKYIDSDDRSLRTIFGDGAAASLVTASDEKTLWGFQFGSDGSGGDMLVVGDGGARAAEDAIQPRHRKRWKSRLYMDGPSLINFTVEAVPRLVGEILEANGLSDADIDRYLMHQATWKMLDQLRGRMDVAPERLPIELSDVGNTVSSTLPILIDRLRSRGELKAESINMLVGFGVGLSWAGGLWRDVYSG; encoded by the coding sequence GTGCCGCATGCTCAACTCGGTCCGATCGCTGTTCACTTGCCTACGCGAGTGGAAACGAACGAACAACTTCAGGCAGTTTTTCCCAGTTGGGACCTCTCGCTGATCGCTGAAAAAACAGGGATCTACCAGCGACATATCGCGGAGCCCCGAGAGACGTCCAGCGATCTCGCCGTCCAGGCAGCGACAAAACTGTTTGCTGAACAGGAGATTGACCCTCAGTCGATCGACTTCGTGCTGTTTTGCACGCAAACGCCCGACTATCCGTTGCCGACGACGAGCTGCTTGATCCAAGACCGGCTTGGGTTGCCGACCCGATGTGGTGCGTTGGACTTTAACCTTGGATGCAGCGGGTTTGTCTACGGCTTGGCGATGGCCGATGGACTGATCCAAAGTGGCGTCGCGAAAAAAATCCTGCTGCTGACCGCAGAAACCTACAGCAAGTACATTGATTCGGACGATCGCAGCCTGCGAACGATCTTTGGTGACGGGGCCGCAGCGTCATTGGTGACCGCCAGTGACGAAAAAACGCTCTGGGGATTTCAATTTGGTAGCGACGGCAGCGGCGGCGACATGCTGGTGGTCGGTGACGGTGGAGCCCGGGCAGCTGAAGATGCGATCCAGCCCCGGCATCGCAAACGCTGGAAAAGTCGCTTGTACATGGATGGACCCAGTTTGATCAATTTCACCGTCGAGGCGGTCCCGAGACTGGTCGGCGAAATTCTGGAGGCAAACGGACTTTCCGATGCCGATATCGATCGCTATTTGATGCATCAAGCGACCTGGAAGATGCTCGACCAGCTCCGCGGACGTATGGACGTGGCTCCCGAACGTCTGCCGATTGAACTTTCCGATGTGGGCAACACGGTTTCGTCGACCTTGCCAATTTTGATCGATCGGCTAAGAAGTCGTGGCGAATTGAAGGCGGAATCCATTAACATGCTGGTAGGTTTTGGGGTCGGCTTGTCATGGGCTGGCGGTCTTTGGCGAGATGTTTACTCGGGCTAA